From Mumia sp. ZJ1417:
GTCGCCCACCGCCGGCCGATCCGGACTCGCGCTCACGCTGCGCCTCCCAACGAGATGAAGATGAGCGTCTCCTCGTTCTCGGCCAGGAACTCGCCGTCCTGGTTCGTGTACGTCACACGCGAGCCGACGACCAGCATGTCAGCGCCCGCGCGGTTGGTCTTCTCGGTCGCGTCGGTGATCTCCCACGTGGCGGTGACGACGTCGTCGGGACGGATCCGGCGCCCGAACACATACCGGTTGCCACCGCGCACCTGCCGCGTCCCCGGGAGCTCCAACCCCCACGTGTGCCCGGCGTAGCCCTCGGCGTCGGCGGGCAGCGCGGCGTACTGGTTGGTCTCGCACACCAGGGTCGGCGGGAGGGTCACTCCCGCCAATCCGTGGCTTCGCGCGAACTCGGGATCGGAGTACAAAGGGTTGTCGTCTCCGATCGCGAGCCCGAAGTAGCGGCCGGCCGCAGCCCCGAAGGCCTCAGGCGCCGTGTAGACGCGCCGGGTCCCGACCAGCGCGCGGATCTCGTCGGTGAGCAGACCCACGTCAGGCCTCCTCGCCGTCGTGCGCCTCGGGGTAGAGCGCGGTCGGGAACACCTCGAGCAGGAACTCCGGACGCAGCAGCCCCTGGCAGATCGCCCCGGTCGAGGACGGCCACGGCGGGGAGAGGAGCCGCTCGCGCACACCCGCGACCGCACGGTAGTCGCCCAACGCGGACTCGACGCAGTACTCCGTCGTCTCCAGCAGGTCGGTCGGTCCGAGCCCGGCGTGGGCGAGGAGCTCGAGGATGGCCCCGTACGTGACCTCCGCCTGCGCGCCGATGTCGCCCGGGTGGAGCGCCTCCTGCGTCTTCATGTCCAGCGCGGCGAACCCCGACATGAACAGCGTGCGTCCCGCCCGCACGCCCGGCGCGTAGGTGAGGGTGTCGTAGCGGTCCCAGCCCGGGTTCACCAGCTCCAGCGGGTGGCGCGACGCCGTGACGTCGATCGCCACCAGCTGGCCGTCCTGGTGCAGCCGGCTCATCAGGATGCCGCCGGCGCCGGGGTAGACGCCCGCGCCTCCCAGCAGCTCCTTGCGGACCCGGTGCGTCGACCGGTAGACGTCACGCGTCTCCGGCGTCGAATAGTCGAAGGTCGTGACGGCGTTGTCGAGCGAGAGCCCGACCCCGCGGAGCAGGCCGTCCGCCTTCTCCAGGCAGTAGCGGTACTGAGCGGCGAAGTCGCCAGGTGCAACGAGGTCGCCGTGCTCGTCGACCGGCACCACGGTCGGCAGGTAGACGGTGCCGTCGTGGCCCTCGGTGATGCTCGACGCCTGCCAGGTGCCGGCCTCACGCGCCTCGCTCGCGACCCGCAGCTGCTCGCCGCCGCCCTTGACCGCGTGCAGCTCGACCTCGAGCCACGCCGCGCGTCGGACCAACCGCTCCACCACGACCGTCCGCACGGTCGCGTGCTCGCCCAGCAGCTCGCGCCGCACCCCGGCCGCCGTCTCGTACTCGGGCAGACCGGCGATCGTCACGTTCTCGCTCACCCGCGTGACGTCGGCCGGACCGAAGCCGGCCGCGTCGAGGATCGCGAGGCACTTCTCGTACGCGATCCGCGCCTGCTGCTCCATCGTGCCCTGGACGGTCATCTTGCCGACGGCGGGATCGTGCCGGGCCGAGGTGTGACCCGAGGTCCACGCGGCATCCCCTTCGCTGAGTCCCAGACAGAAGGTGAAGCCCTCGTACGGGAACCAGGGGAAGTGCTCGGGTCGGATAGCGGACAGGGTCATGGGGCGCCCTCCTCGGACGATGCGGGTACGGCGGCCGTCTCGGCCGCCAGGGAAAGCAGTGTGGAGAAGTCAGGCGCCTGCGGCAGCGCTTGCACGGCAGCAGCGAGGCGCTCGGCGCCCGGGCCGACGTTGCCCTCGAGCTTGGCGAACAACGCCTCGTCACTGAGCGGGGCGGAGCCGCCCCCGGGGCTGCGGTCGACGTGACCGGCGACCGTACGGCCGTCGGCGAGGGTGAGGACGACGTCGCCGGCGGCGTCCGCCGCGACCCCGTCGCCCGGTGTGAGGTCCCAGGTGACGCGCGCCGCGAGTCCGGTGATGTCGGCACGGTCCAGGTTGTCGGGGTCGTACGTGTCGGTGCCGACGCGGCCATCGAGGAGCATCACGGCCACGCTCCACGGCAGGCTGAACTTCGCCGCGTACGGGCTTGCCGGGCGGGTGAGGTCTCGGTCGGGAGCGCACACGACCGAGGCCGAGTCGGGGTGGACGCCCGCCCGTACGGCGACGATCTCGTCCACGCTCGCCCCTGCCCGCGCGAGCGCGTCCTGCGCGGCCGCCATCGTGGCGTGCGCGAGCTGGCAGGTCGGCCAGGGCTTGATCCCGATCTGGGTCGTCTCCCACCGCTCCCCCAGCGCGTCGACGATCGACGACGGTGTCGCGACGCCTTCGCTCAGGGCGTCGAAGACGCCGTCCGGGCCGTCGAAGACGGTCTCGGGGCCGGTCGCGCCGGCGGCTGCCAGCCGTGCCGCGAGGATGCCGGCCTGCGAGGCGAGGCCGGGGTGGAGCTGCTTGGTGCTGGCCCCCGTCGCGAGGAAGGCCAGCAGCCCTCCCGCCTGACTGCCGGCGATGCCCAGCGCGTGGCACGTGGTCGTCGCGTCCAGGCCCATGAGCCGGGAGGCCACCGCCGCGGAGGAGAACACGCCGGCGACCATCGTCGCGTGCAGCCCGCGCCGGTGGAACCCGTGCGGGGCCGCCGCGGCGACGCGGCAGGCGACCTCGTAGCCGACGATCGCGGCGTCGAGCACCGCGCGACCGGTGGCGCCGCGCTCCTCGCCGACGGCGAGCGCCGCCGGGAGGACGACGGCCGTGGCGTGCACGAGCCCGCCTGCGTGGGTGTCGTCGAAGTCGAGGGCGTGGACGAGCGTCCCGTCCGCGAGCGCCGCCGCAGGAGCGGACACCCGCGTCGACGTCCCGAGGATGGTCGCCTCAGGTGGCCCGCCCAGCCCACCTGCCACCTCGACGGCAGGACGCGCCGCGCCGGTGCGCGCGGCCGCGATCGCGTTGCCGAGACCGTCGAGGAGGTGGCGCAGCGCCGCCGCGTCGACCTCGGCGGGCGCGTCGAGCGGCGCGACCACCCAGCGGGCCAGCTCGGGGGCGATCATCAGTCGGTCCCGGGGGCGCCGAACGCGCCCGCGGCGGCCAGCTCGGCGACCTTGTCGGCCGACAGACCGAGCAGGCCGCCGACCACGTCGTCGAAGTGCTCGTTGCGCTGCGGCGCCCGGACGTAGTCGGGGATCTCCGAGCCCACGCGCACGGGCGACGACAGCTGGGTCACGGTGCCGTAGCGCGGGTGCTCGGTCTCGACCAGCAGGTTGCGCGCCACGGTGTGCGGCTCCTTCAGTGCCGCCGCCACGTCGTTGATCGGCCCGCACGGGATGGACGCCGCGTAGCACTCTCCGAGCCACTCGTCGATCGTGCGGGTCTTGAAGATCTCCTCGAGCGCCCCGACCACCTCGTCCTTGTGCTGCTGGCGCAGCGCGAACGTCGCGTACGGCGACCCCTCCTCGGCCCACTCGGGGTGGCCGACGACGACCGCGAGACGGGCCCAGAACTTCTCCTTGGCGCAGCCCACGACGAACCAGCCGTCGGAGGCCTCGAACGCCTGGAACGGCACCAGCGACGGGTGCGCCGAGTGGCGCGTCCGCACCGGCTCGAAGCCCGCGTTGAGGTGCCACGTGGCCGGATAGGTGAGCATCGACATCGCCGTGTCGTACAGGCTGACGTCGCAGTCCATGCCGACACCGTCACGGCGAGCCGCGTGCAGACCGACCATCATCGACAGCGCGGCGACGTAGCCACCGGAGAAGTCGACGAGCGACAGGCCTGACTTCGTCGGTGGGCCGTCGGGCTCACCGGTCAGGTCCATCCAGCCGGCCAGACCCTGCAGCACGTAGTCGTAGCCGGGCTCCTTCTGGCGGGGACCGGTCATGCCGAATCCGGTCAGCGAGCAGCAGACGATCGCCGGGTTGAGGTGCTTGAGCTGGTCGTACGTGATGCCGATCTTTTCCGGCACGTCGCCGCGCAGGTTGGAGTAGACGACGTCGGCGACCTTCACCAGCTCCTCGAAGACCTCCCGCCCGGCGGGCGTGGAGATGTCGAGCGACAGCGAGCGCTTGTTGCGGTTGAAGGTCTCGAAGAAGAGCGAGTCCTCCTCCTCGGCGTACGGCGGGACGTAGCGGCCGACGTCGCCGCCGACCCGCGGGTCCTCGATCTTGATGACCTCGGCGCCGAGGTCGGCGAGGTGGACGCTGCCGAAGGGGCCGGCGCCGTACTGCTCGAGCGAGATGATCCTGACGTCCTGCAGCGGCTTCACGAACGACCTCCGGTGATGTGCGCGATGAGTTCGATGATCCGGTCCTGGGCCGCACGGGTCTCCGCCGCCGCGATGCCGTGGGTCGGCGGGCTGAGCTTGACCGCGTCGGCGAGCCCGTCGTACGCGTGGATCCGCTCGGCGACCCGCTCGACGTCACCGGTGAGGGTCAGCGCGTCGACCATCTGGTCATCGACCGCGTCGGCCAGGTAGTCGGCGCCCTTGCCGGAGCGGAAGGCGTCGATCACCTGCTGCTGCTCGTCGGCGAGCCCATGGAAGGCGAAGAAGTCGGCGTACGTCCGCACGCTCGCGTAGAACCCGACGAGTCCCGCCACCCGCCGCGTCGCGACCTGGTGGTCGGGGTCGACCGAGCAGCAGGCCGACACGACGAGCTCGATGTCCTTGCGCGTGCGTCCCTCGACCGCGTCGATCCCGGCCTCGATCTCGGGCAGGATGCGCTCGGCGAGGTAGGACGGGGAGCACAGCTCGTGGCTGATCCACCCGTCGCCGATCCGGCCGGCCAGGCGGGTCATCGCCGGACCCATGGCCGCGAGATAGATGGGGATGTCCGGGCGCACGATCGGGTACGGGCGCTCGTAGCCGCGGATCCGCATCGGCTCCCACTCGCCCTCGAGGTCGATCGGCTCCCCGGTCGTCGCGGTCGCCCAGAAGTGGCGGATGTTGCGGACGGTCTCGCGGAGGTGACCCACCGGCTTGCCCCAGCGGGCGTGGTGCCAGTCCTCGTTGAGCCGCTGCACGCCCGTGCCGAGCCCGAGGACGAACCGTCCTCCCGACAGCTCGTCGAGGTCGAGCGCCTCGAGCGCGGTGACCATCGGGCTGCGGGTGAACGCCAGCGCGATCGCCGTGCCGATCTGGGCCGTCTCGGTCGCTGCGGCGATCGCGGCCGCGCTCACGGTCGCCGAGCGGTGCAGCTCGGGGACCCACAGTGCCTCTGCCCCAGCCTGCTCGGCCCGCCGCGCAGCATCGGCCAGCTCGTCGAGGGTCTCGCCCCACGGGGCGTACGTGATCCGCATCCGACTCACGCGCCGGCGAACGGCGTGTTGTCGGTCAGCGCGACCTTGCCCTCAGGGAAGACCCCTTCGAGCTGCTCGACGCCGCGCCGGTAGACGTAGAACGTCCGCTTGAACGAGCAGACCTCGTCGCCGTCCTGGTTCACCGTCCGCGTCTTCACGGTGACGATCCCGGCGTGCGGCCGCGAGGCCGACTCGCGCTTCTCCAGGACGAGCGACTCGCTATAGAGCGTGTCACCGGCGAAGACGGGGTGCGTCATCCGGATCTCGTCCCACCCCAGGTTGGCGAACGCGTTCTGGGTGATGTCGGTGACGCTCTGCCCGACGGCGATCGCGACCGTCAGCGTCGAGACCACCAGGGGCTTGCCGAACTCCGACTTCTTCGCGTACTCGGAGTTGAAGTGCATCTGGTTCGTGTTCATCGTCATCAACGAGAACGAGATGTTGTCGTGCTCGGTCACCGTCCGCCCCAGCGGGTGCTGGTAGACGTCTCCGATCTCGAAGTCCTCGAAGAATCGTCCGGTCCAACCCGTCTTCACGCCCACGGCGCACTCCCTTCAACGTCTGCCTTCGCGCCTCACTGTAAAGATCAGACATATAGGCGTCAATGCTTGCGGCCAGATTTTGGAACGCCGTTTCAGTGCGAGCGGTAGACGCCGCGCAGCCTGATGAGGTGCTCCGCCATCAGCCGGGCCGCCTCCTCGGCGTCCTGCTCGGCGATCGCCACGAAGATCGCCTCGTGGTCCTCGTCGACCCCGGCGTACGCGTCCTCGACGACTCCGGGCTCGAGAAACTGCGCCCGCAGGACCCGGAACACTGGCTCGGCGACGATCGACAGCATCGGGTTCTGGGCCGCCTCGACGATCACCTGGTGGAACGTGCGATGCTCGACGAAACGCCCCTCGCGGCCGCGCGACACGAGTTCGCGGTCGAGCGCATCGCGCAGCGCAGCCAGGTGCGCGTCCTCGCGCCGGCTGGCCGCCAGCCGGGCCGACGGCACCTCGAGGATCTCGCGCGCCTCGAGCATGTCGTGCAGCGAGAGGCGGTCGCGGCCGGTCATCAGCCCGAGGCTCGCCTCCAGCAGCGCGGACACGTGCTCGGCGACGACGTCGCTGACGAACGTCCCCCCGGTGACCCCGCGACGGGTCTCGACGAGGCCTTGCGAGGACAGCACGCGCAGCGCCTCGCGCACGGTGCTGCGGCTCACGCCGAAGTGCACGACCATCTCGGCCTCGCTGGGCAACCGGTCGCCCGACACCAGCTCGCCGCGCAGGACGAGCGTGCGCAGCTGGTCGGCGACCTGCTGGTAGGCAGGCTTGACCCGGTTCACCGCCAGGGCCGCGGCCGGCAACCGCTTCTCCTCGCCTGGCTCGCTCACGAGAGCACGCTCCCCTCCGGCGCGACGGCCGTCCGCCACACCACCTCGTCCGCCGACCCTCCGGGCCACTGCTCGCGCGAGGAGGACCACCACCGCCGGTCGAACCCGTCCGAGCCGGCGGGCCATCGCGAGACGGAGCCGGCGGACCACTGGGCGACCGGGGTACGGACAGGCAGGGCCTCGGCCAGCGTCCAGACGTCCAGCCCGGCATCCGGGTCGGCGTCGAACCGCTCCGCGTGCACGAAGTCCGGCGCGCCGCCGAACCAGACCAGCACCTCGCACGCTCGCGGCGCCACGAGCTCCCGGCGAAGCCTGCGCGCGCCGACGTGGACCAGGGAGCCGGCGCCGATCTCGATCCCGTCGAGCACCAGCCCGCCGGAGAGGACCACGAACTCCTCGGCCGCGGCGTACCCGCCCTCGGCCGTCCTCGCGAACCCGGCCGGGAACCGCCCACGCAGGGCGAACGGCGCGCTGGCGCCGGCCAGCGCCACCGCGTCGATCGGGCCGTTGGCGCCCGGCATCGGCACCGGACGCCACGACGGTCGCTCGCGCGTCAGGGAAGTGCTGGCCGGACGTGGCATGTCAGGTCTCCGGTGCAAGAGGCGGAACGGCGACGGTGCCACCGCTGCAGCGACGATAAATGTCCGATGTATTCAGGTCAAGGCCCCGGCCGGCGCTCAGGCCCAGCGCTTGACGACGACCTGGCCAGGAACGGCCGGCGCCACCTCACCCGCGGCGAGGTGGACCCACCGCTGCTGAGACGCCCAGAGCAGGTCCACATCGACGTCGAACACCGCACCCGCCACCTCCTCGCGCACCTCGATGGAGCCGTTCAGGCCGGGCTCGGCGGGACGCACCACGCCTGGCGCGAGGTCGACGACGCGCATCTCACACGGAGGGTCGGCCGGCCCCTCGCTCCAGCCGCCGGACTGTCCGGAGAACCAGACGATCACCCTCGTGCCGTCCTCGTTCGAGGTCTCCGCACGCGTGGCGCGCGGAGGCCCGACGAGCAGCTCTCCCACACCGGCACGCAGTCCGCTCACCCTCATCGCGCCCGACAGCGCGACCATCTCCTCCTGCGCCGGCTGGTTGCCGGTCGCGTCACGGTGCCAACCGTCCGGGAAGTCGACGAGCACCGTGCGCAGTCCGCGCTCGTCGTCGCTCCACAGCGCGCACATCCTCGTCGACTGGTCGGCGCCAGCCGGAACGAGGTCGAACCAGGAAAGATCCTGCTGGTCGAGGTCGAGGATGGGCACGGGTGCTCCTTCGTGCGAGTCGTCCGGCGCCGCGGCGATGTCTCGGCACCTCTGGTCTGACCATTGCACTCTATGGAACACTGTTCCAGTTCGTCGAGATCCCAGCACAGGAGGATGCATGGCCATCCAGTCCGGCGGTGCCCCGCTGTCCATCGCCCACGGGATCCGGGAGTTCGCTCACGCCACCCCGGCCGCAACCGCAGTGATCGACCGCGACCGCAGGCAGACGTACGCCGAGCTCCACGAGCGGTCGAGCCGCCTCGCTCAGCACCTGCTGAGCTCCGGGCACGCGATCGGGGACAAGGTCGCCGTGCTGCTGGGCAACCGCCTGGAGTTCCCGGAGATCGCGGCCGGCCTCGCAAAGGCGGGCCTCGTGATGGTTCCGCTGAACCCGCGCCTGACCGCCGCCGAGGCGACGTACATCGTCGAGCACAGCGACGTGCGGACGGTCGTGCTCGACGGCGCGCTCAGCCCGATCGTCGAGCCCGTCGCGACGAGCCGCGACCTGTCCGTGCTCACGCTCGACGCGGGACCGCTCGGGACGTCGTACGAGGACGCGCTGGCTGCCGCCGACCCGTCCGACCCCGAGATCCGGGTCGACGAGCGCGACCCGTTCTGCATCACCTACACCTCCGGGACCACGGGCAAGCCCAAGGGTGTGCTCATCTCGCACCGCAGCCGCGTGCTCACCATCTACATGAGCGCGCTGGAGTGGGGCCTGGGGACCGGCCGCGTCTCGGCTGCCGTCGCACCGATGTACCACGGCGCGGGCTTCGCGTTCGGCTACGCGCCGGTCTTCACCGGCGGCACGGTGACCATGCTCAACCGCTGGGACCCCGCGGCCTTCCTCGACCTGGTCGAGCGCGACGGCGTGCAATCGGCGTTCCTCATCCCGACCCACGCCCAGGGCTTGCGCGCGCTCGGACCCGACGCGATCGCCGCGCGCGACCTGACCAGCCTCGACACCCTCTACTTCAACGCGGCCGCGCTGCCGTGGGCGCTCAAGCAGTGGGTCATGGAGACCTTCGCGCAGTGCGGCGTCCACGAGCTGTACGGCTCGACCGAGGCCGGCATCGTCACCAACCTGCGGCCGGCCGACATGCGGCGCAAGCCCGGGTCGGTGGGTCACCCGTGGTTCATGACGGAAGTGCGGGTCGTCGACGACGCGGGCAACCCCGTCGGCCCCGGCGAGCCCGGCGAGCTGTTCAGCCGGTCGCCGTACCTGATGAACGGCTATCTCAACGACCCTGAGGCCACCGCGGCGTGCACGACCGAGGACGGGTTCGTCACCTGCGGCGATATCGTCACGGTCGACGAGGAGGGCTACATCTCCATCGTCGACCGCAAGAAGGACCTGATCATCTCGGGCGGGACGAACGTCTACCCGCGCGAGATCGAAGAGGTGCTGGCAAGTCACGCAGCGGTCGTGGAGTGCGCAGTCGTGGGCGAGCCCGACGAGGAGTGGGGCGAGCGCGTGGTGGCGCACGTCGTGCTCACCTCCGGAGCCTCGCTCGACTCGGCTGGCCTGGAGGCGCACTGCCGGGCCCAGCTGGCGGGCTACAAGCTTCCGCGCCGCTGGTACGCGATCGAGGCGCTCCCCCGCAATGCGGGAGGCAAGATCCTCAAGCGCGCCCTGACGCCGCCCGCGGTTCCGGCCCCCTGACACCGGCACCCCGTGCGGCCGCAGCGAGCCGCGCCTGCGTCGCGAAGCGGAACGCCTCCGCAGAGGAGTGGCGATAGCTCGGACCGCTCTTGAGGAACTCCTTGACGACCTCGTGCAGCTCGTCGACCGGCGGCGGCACGGTGGGGCGCGCGGCGTCGGCCGTCGCGCGACACCACGGCCACCACAGGAAGACGTCACGGATGACGTGCCAGGCATGGACGAGATGCTCGCCGTGCGTCTGCGGCGTGAGGTCGATGTAGTAGCGGGTCAGCAGCTCGTCCCGCAGGTCCTCGTCGAGGACAGGCAGGCCGTCGGCGACCAGTCGTGCGATCAGGTCGGACGTTCAAGCACTCAGCCCTCCCAGCCGAAGCTGCGCGACATCACCCGCGCGGTCGCGACGAGCTCCTCACGGCACTCATCGACGTGCGACCGGAACCGCTCCTCCGGACCGCACACGCTGACGACGGCCACCGGGAACCCGTCGTGGCTGAGGACCGGAGCTGCGACCGCCGCCGCACCCGTCTTGCGCTCGCCGCCGGACGACGACCACCCTTGACTGCGCACGTCCTCGAGGACCTTGCGCAGCTCGTCGACGTCGACGAGCGTGCGGTCGGTGAGCGCCTGGAGCGAGCCGTCGTCGAGATACTTCTCGCGCACCTCGGGAGACATGAAGGCGAGGAACGCGCGGCCGGACGCACCCGCGTGCAACGGGTAGGGCTCACCCAGGCTGACCGACATGATGACCTCACGATCAGGAGTCACCTGGTCGACGTAGATGCGCTCGTGCTGCCCGAGGAGGACCGAGAGCGTCGCAGTCTCGCCCGTCTGCTCGGAGAGCTGTTCCAGCGCCGGGCGACCGAGACGCCGGACGTCGATGCGGTCGAGGTAGGCAAGTCCGATCCGCAGCGCACCCACCCCGAGCGAGTATCGCCGTGAGCGCTCGTCGACCTCGATGAGACCGCGCCCCTTCAACGAGGCGAGCACACGATGGACCGCTGCCTTGGACATCGACAGGTCCTCGGCGAGCTCGGTGATCCCGAAGTCGGGGCCGGGAGCACTCGCGATGTGGAGCAAGAGGTCGACCGCCCGCTCGACGGTCGCGATCGTCGCGCCGGACGAGCCGGCCGGCTGACGGGCCGGCGTTGCGGGGGAAGCGTCGGACACCGGGCCCCTCTTGCTGATACGAGGCGACATCGTTGAACTCCTGGTCTGGTCGTATGGACAGGCGAAGTGGGCCCGCGCCCACCCGGAAACCGAGTTTGCACCCCGAGGTACGTCGCGTCACGGAGACCACGCCGAATGCGTGTTCCGCACACCGTAACGCCCTTTCTCCCACGTCGTGGGGTGCGATGCAAACCTCGAACGGAGACGAACCGACGGCATTCGAGACTGGACGACCGCGCCACGCAATGGAACACTGTTTCGCAGATCGGATCACCATAGTCGCAGGGCATCCGGGTCACCCGAACGCCCCTGCACCCCGAACGGAGCGACCATGCACCTTGCTGCCGCCCTCGAGCCCGTGGCCGGGTTCGACCTGCACAGCGCTGCCATCTTCCTGCACATCCTGCTTCTCACCTACTGGCTCGGGAGCGACATCGGGGTCTTCTACTCCTCCAAGTTCGTGGTGGACCCTGACGTCTCCCCGGCGGGGCGGGCAGTCGCGATGAAGGTGATGCACATGGTCGACCTCGCGCCGCGGGTCTGCCTCATCCTCATGCTCCCCAGCGGCGTCACCCTGATGGCGGCGAGCGACTTCGGGCGCGACCTCTTCCTCGGCTGGCCGCTCGCGTTGGCTTGGATCGGCGGCTTGTGCTGGCTCGCGGTCATGCTCGTCTCGTTCTTCAAGTCCCCCGCGCGCCACGCCGGGCTCGCTGAGCGCACGGACTGGATCGTCCGCGGCGCCCTGACAGTCGGCCTGCTCCTCTCGGCCGGCTACGCGTTCGTCGTCGCCGAGCCGTTCGGGGTGGAGACGAACCCGAAGTGGCTGGCGGCCAAGGTCGCGGCGTACGCGCTGTGCATCCTGTGCGGAATGATGATCCGCGTGAGCCTGCGGCCGTTCGGCCCCGCGTTCGGGCAGCTGATGGCTTCGGGCTCCACCCCGGAGGTCGAGTCCGCCATCGGCGGAGCGATGAAGCGCGCAGTGCCCTGGGTGTACTCGATCTGGGCCCTCGTCCTGGTCGCCGCGTTCCTGGGAGTCTTCAAGCCGGGCGCCAACGTCTGACCGGTGCGGGAACGACGAAAAGGGGGTTCGCCGGTCGGCGGGCCCCTTTCGTCGTTCCCGTCCCATAGGGGTCCTCCAGGGGCTGCGACCCGTTCGCCAGCGGCCGGGGTTCACCCGCGCCCTCGAAGGCGTACTCGACGACCCCGCACACCGTGGCCAGTCGCCGACCTCGTTGGTCCAGCGCGGCCCTTCGACAGCGAGTCGAGCATCAGCGCCGCGGTCTCCACCGGGCTTCGCTCGGGTGAACCGATCATGGTCGTCTCCTTCGGCGCGCTGGTCAGGCGTACCAGTACGGCTGCAGGGCAGGCGTCTGGCGGGAGAGCAGCACGCGCTGGCGACGGAAGCGCCGCAAGGCGGCCGGGCCCATCCGGCTCGGCCCCATGCCGGAGTCCTTGAACGCCTGCTTCTCCCCCTCGGGAACGATGCCCGTGAGGAGGACGTCGTTGATGCTGATGCCGCCGGCATCGATCCGACGCGCGACGTCGAGCGCCACCTGCTCCGGCCCGAACACCGCGCCGGACAGCCCGTAGCGGGTGGCGTTCGCGAGGCGGACCGCCTCGTCAAGGTCTCCGACCGCCATCACCGGGAGCACCGGTCCGAACGTCTCCTCGGTCATCAGCGCCATCGTGTGGTCGACGCCCGTCACCACGGTGGGACGCAGGTACGACCGCCCGTCGTGGACCTCGATCGTCCCGCCCGTCTGGATGGTCGCCCCCTTGGCGACCGCGTCGTCGAGCTGTGCCTTCACGACGTCCGCCTGGCGAGGATCGATGAACGGGCCGACCTGCCCGCCGGCGTCGACCCCGACGAGCCCCACCTTTTCCGCACGTGCCACCAAGCGACCGACCAGGTCGTCGGCGACCGCCTGCTCGGCGTAGATCCGCTCGATCGACATGCACGACTGCCCCGTGTTGGCCGTGCCGCCCCACAGCAGCGCTGCGGCGGCGACCTCGAGGTCGGCCCCCTCGGCGACGATGGCGGCGTCCTTGCCACCGAGCTCGAGGAAGGCGGGGACGAAGGCCTCGGCCGCTGCGGCAGCGACCTTCCGCCCCGTCGCGACGCTGCCGGTGAAGCACACGACGTCGACGCTGCGCACGATCTCGCTCCCGACCTCGGGTCCGCCCTCGACCAGCCGGAGGACCGCGGCGAGCTCCGGCACCGCGGCGATGCTCTCACGCAGCGGCCCGACGAACTGGGGACACAGCTCCGTGGGCTTGATGAGGGTGGGGCACCCCATGAGCAAGGCGGGGACGGCATCGATCAACGCCAGCTGCAACGGGAAGTTCCACGGCGAGATCACGCCCACCACGCCCATCGGCACCGACGCCTCGGTGATGCGGACGTCGGGGTCGGAGCTCTCACGGGCCTGCTCGGCACCGAGCACGTCGGCGGACCAGCCGCTGTGGCGCTCGATCGAGCCGAGCACGGCGTCGATCTCCATGTCGGACAGCGCGACACGGCCGGTGTCTCGCGCGAGCGCGTCGCGGACGACGGTCCGTCGCGCCCGAAGCTCGTCGGCCCATCGGCGCAGGATCTGCGTCCGTTCGGCGAGGCCGCGGGCCTCCCACGCGGCAGCCTCCGCGCGAAGCGCGTCTACCTGATCGCGGACTTCACTCACAAGATCACGCCTTCTTGCGCTCGCGGATGACCGTGCGGCGCACCAGACGGTCCTCCTCCATCCAGTGCCACGTACGCACCTTCTGCTGACCATCAC
This genomic window contains:
- a CDS encoding FadR/GntR family transcriptional regulator, yielding MSEPGEEKRLPAAALAVNRVKPAYQQVADQLRTLVLRGELVSGDRLPSEAEMVVHFGVSRSTVREALRVLSSQGLVETRRGVTGGTFVSDVVAEHVSALLEASLGLMTGRDRLSLHDMLEAREILEVPSARLAASRREDAHLAALRDALDRELVSRGREGRFVEHRTFHQVIVEAAQNPMLSIVAEPVFRVLRAQFLEPGVVEDAYAGVDEDHEAIFVAIAEQDAEEAARLMAEHLIRLRGVYRSH
- a CDS encoding IclR family transcriptional regulator — encoded protein: MSDASPATPARQPAGSSGATIATVERAVDLLLHIASAPGPDFGITELAEDLSMSKAAVHRVLASLKGRGLIEVDERSRRYSLGVGALRIGLAYLDRIDVRRLGRPALEQLSEQTGETATLSVLLGQHERIYVDQVTPDREVIMSVSLGEPYPLHAGASGRAFLAFMSPEVREKYLDDGSLQALTDRTLVDVDELRKVLEDVRSQGWSSSGGERKTGAAAVAAPVLSHDGFPVAVVSVCGPEERFRSHVDECREELVATARVMSRSFGWEG
- a CDS encoding aldehyde dehydrogenase family protein, which encodes MSEVRDQVDALRAEAAAWEARGLAERTQILRRWADELRARRTVVRDALARDTGRVALSDMEIDAVLGSIERHSGWSADVLGAEQARESSDPDVRITEASVPMGVVGVISPWNFPLQLALIDAVPALLMGCPTLIKPTELCPQFVGPLRESIAAVPELAAVLRLVEGGPEVGSEIVRSVDVVCFTGSVATGRKVAAAAAEAFVPAFLELGGKDAAIVAEGADLEVAAAALLWGGTANTGQSCMSIERIYAEQAVADDLVGRLVARAEKVGLVGVDAGGQVGPFIDPRQADVVKAQLDDAVAKGATIQTGGTIEVHDGRSYLRPTVVTGVDHTMALMTEETFGPVLPVMAVGDLDEAVRLANATRYGLSGAVFGPEQVALDVARRIDAGGISINDVLLTGIVPEGEKQAFKDSGMGPSRMGPAALRRFRRQRVLLSRQTPALQPYWYA
- a CDS encoding class I adenylate-forming enzyme family protein, with the translated sequence MAIQSGGAPLSIAHGIREFAHATPAATAVIDRDRRQTYAELHERSSRLAQHLLSSGHAIGDKVAVLLGNRLEFPEIAAGLAKAGLVMVPLNPRLTAAEATYIVEHSDVRTVVLDGALSPIVEPVATSRDLSVLTLDAGPLGTSYEDALAAADPSDPEIRVDERDPFCITYTSGTTGKPKGVLISHRSRVLTIYMSALEWGLGTGRVSAAVAPMYHGAGFAFGYAPVFTGGTVTMLNRWDPAAFLDLVERDGVQSAFLIPTHAQGLRALGPDAIAARDLTSLDTLYFNAAALPWALKQWVMETFAQCGVHELYGSTEAGIVTNLRPADMRRKPGSVGHPWFMTEVRVVDDAGNPVGPGEPGELFSRSPYLMNGYLNDPEATAACTTEDGFVTCGDIVTVDEEGYISIVDRKKDLIISGGTNVYPREIEEVLASHAAVVECAVVGEPDEEWGERVVAHVVLTSGASLDSAGLEAHCRAQLAGYKLPRRWYAIEALPRNAGGKILKRALTPPAVPAP